One Candidatus Woesearchaeota archaeon genomic window carries:
- a CDS encoding metallophosphoesterase translates to MKESTINFLNEKQILVSPDILDKNYDEEFIKKIIETKKPEFLDEETIQKYIEENKNKNNTKVNIIKSYDKEPKKRTFQDFVSVFNNRFKKLSELLKNRKELDSTTSISRLNTKNQNDKTAIIGMILDKQLTKNNNIILTLEDTTGTCNAIIRKTDDEKEIYETAENIVLDEVIGITGTYLNKAIFVDKIIFPDIPLNKELKKQKEEEYAIMIGDTHFGSNHFMKEDFERFIKWINQELGNEEQKKIASKVKYAILTGDIVEGVGIYPNQEKDLDILNIVEQYEEAARWLKKIPEHIQIITQSGNHDAGRLSEPQEAPFKDMAKPLWDLPNITLVSNPAYVNIGKTETFPGFDLLLYHGGSLIYYADNIPKIRAAGGQKKSDQIMKHLLQKRHLAPTHKSTLYLPDAEEDFLLIDIVPDFFITGHIHRSNISSYRNITIINASCWTETTEDQIKRGLEPLPARIPIVNLKTRDVKIINFLSKKSKEKEKEVTKEVEELKKLN, encoded by the coding sequence ATGAAAGAATCAACAATAAATTTTCTAAACGAAAAACAAATACTAGTAAGCCCAGACATATTAGATAAAAATTATGATGAAGAATTCATAAAAAAAATAATAGAAACAAAAAAACCAGAATTCTTAGATGAAGAAACAATACAAAAATACATAGAAGAAAACAAAAATAAAAACAATACAAAAGTAAACATAATAAAATCATATGATAAAGAACCAAAAAAAAGAACATTCCAAGACTTCGTATCAGTATTCAACAACAGATTCAAAAAATTATCAGAATTACTAAAAAACAGAAAAGAACTAGATAGCACAACATCAATATCAAGATTAAACACAAAAAACCAAAATGATAAAACAGCAATAATAGGAATGATTCTAGATAAACAACTAACAAAAAACAACAACATAATATTAACACTAGAAGACACAACAGGAACCTGCAACGCAATAATAAGAAAAACAGATGATGAAAAAGAAATATATGAAACAGCAGAAAACATAGTTCTAGACGAAGTAATAGGAATAACAGGAACATACCTAAACAAAGCAATATTCGTAGATAAAATAATATTTCCAGATATACCACTCAATAAAGAATTAAAAAAACAAAAAGAAGAAGAATACGCAATAATGATAGGCGACACACATTTCGGATCAAACCACTTCATGAAAGAAGATTTTGAAAGATTCATAAAATGGATAAATCAAGAACTAGGAAACGAAGAACAAAAAAAAATAGCATCAAAAGTAAAATACGCAATACTAACAGGAGACATAGTAGAAGGAGTAGGAATATACCCTAATCAAGAAAAAGATTTAGATATACTAAACATAGTAGAACAATACGAAGAAGCAGCACGTTGGTTAAAAAAAATACCAGAACACATACAAATAATAACACAATCAGGAAATCACGACGCAGGAAGATTATCAGAACCACAAGAAGCACCATTTAAAGACATGGCAAAACCATTATGGGACTTACCAAACATAACACTAGTATCAAATCCAGCATACGTAAACATAGGAAAAACAGAAACATTTCCAGGATTTGATTTATTATTATACCATGGAGGATCACTCATATATTACGCAGATAACATACCAAAAATAAGAGCGGCAGGAGGACAAAAAAAATCAGATCAAATAATGAAACACTTATTACAAAAAAGACACCTAGCACCAACACATAAATCAACACTATACTTACCAGACGCAGAAGAAGACTTTTTACTAATAGATATAGTTCCCGATTTCTTCATAACAGGACACATTCACAGATCAAACATATCAAGCTACAGAAACATAACAATAATAAACGCTTCATGCTGGACAGAAACAACAGAAGACCAAATAAAAAGAGGACTAGAACCACTACCAGCAAGAATACCAATAGTGAACTTGAAAACAAGAGATGTAAAAATAATAAATTTTTTATCAAAAAAATCAAAAGAAAAAGAAAAAGAAGTAACAAAAGAAGTAGAAGAACTAAAAAAATTAAACTAA
- a CDS encoding DNA polymerase II large subunit, whose product MIASEKTKKYFDSLKKESLKQFQIATQARKKGYDPKEFVEIKIAENLAERVIGLISAVAPQIADTDAIKRIIELEEQYQPLDWRVALKIAHEISEEKFCTFKDKKEAIEIGIRTGFAYVTLGVVSAPLEGFTSLEIKNRKDGKEYFCLNYAGPIRAAGGTAAAVSVIIADYVRKKLGYAVYDPTEKEVQRCHAELEDYHEYITNLQYFPSKEESEFLLKNLPVEISGDPSEKYEISSALLKDLPRIPTNKLRSGYCLIHSSCIPLKGPKLWAKIKKWKEEMNMEHWEFMEEFLKIQTKTKSKSTKKTTTNTGLTPDYTYISDLVGGRPVLGHPLRNGGFRLRYGRSRISGFSGQSIHPATMILSNNFVATGTQLKVERPGKAAAFTPCDTIEGPIIKTVNGDVIKIRTENEAKQHKKETQEILYLGDVLINYGDFFDRAHKLVPAGYCEEIWIQELEKEIKNHNVEELIKKLNIEKEEFEQLFKNPLKKKPTLKQALTISKITNIPLHPEYLYYWESIKKEELTELIAWFKKARRDENRIILRKNQAKRHLEIIGVPHQFIKNEFVVIQNEDAELLNIFLTHKEPEEELKKELEQSKTITDFLTKKTNIQLRDKCGTFIGARMGRPEKAKMRKLTGSPHALFPVGDQGGRLRSFQSALESGTIIADVEMRHCQKCNKNTPLKICETCEEKTQDIEKEEENKYSSRKVKIDIKTIFEELKKKLGTNIIPDLIKGVRGLANKEHVPEHLIKGILRAKHNLSVNKDGTVRYDCSELPITHFKPLEIGTSIQKLKELGYDLDINGEPIQKEDQIIELKVQDILLPCCPDSPEEPADEILYRTTKFVDETLQKLYGQESFYNLEKKEDLIGHLTIGLAPHTSAGIVTRIIGFSKTQGFLAHPYVHAAMRRDCDGDESCILLLLDAFLNFSKLYLPSSRGSTMDAPLVLTSVILPAEVDDMVFNMDITNKYPLELYEAANNLKMPFDVKIKKVSDVMGTNEQYEGFMFTHETTNLNAGVLCSAYKLLPSMQEKVQQQMDIAEKIRAVDVSDVARLVIEKHFIRDTKGNLRKFSTQEFRCVNCNEKYRRPPLTGKCTQCAGKIIFTISQGSIIKYLELSMMLGEKYQVSPYIKQTLELTKRRIEGVFGKEKEKQTGLGDWITQQEEIKEETDEELEALF is encoded by the coding sequence ATGATAGCCTCAGAAAAAACCAAGAAATACTTTGATTCACTAAAAAAAGAATCATTAAAACAATTTCAAATAGCTACGCAAGCAAGAAAAAAAGGCTACGACCCAAAAGAATTCGTAGAAATAAAAATAGCAGAAAACCTAGCAGAAAGAGTAATAGGACTAATATCAGCAGTAGCACCACAAATAGCAGATACTGACGCGATAAAAAGAATAATAGAACTAGAAGAACAATACCAACCACTAGATTGGAGAGTAGCACTAAAAATAGCACATGAAATAAGTGAAGAAAAATTTTGCACGTTTAAAGACAAAAAAGAAGCAATAGAAATAGGAATAAGAACAGGATTTGCATACGTAACACTAGGAGTAGTATCTGCGCCACTAGAAGGATTCACATCATTAGAAATAAAAAACAGAAAAGACGGAAAAGAATACTTTTGCTTAAATTACGCAGGACCAATAAGAGCAGCAGGAGGAACAGCAGCAGCAGTATCAGTAATAATCGCGGACTACGTAAGAAAAAAATTAGGATACGCAGTTTATGATCCAACAGAAAAAGAAGTTCAAAGATGCCACGCAGAATTAGAAGATTATCACGAATACATAACTAATTTACAATATTTTCCATCAAAAGAAGAATCAGAATTCTTACTAAAAAATTTACCAGTAGAAATATCAGGAGACCCATCAGAAAAATATGAAATATCAAGCGCTTTACTAAAAGATTTACCAAGAATACCAACCAACAAATTAAGAAGTGGATATTGCTTAATACACAGTTCTTGCATTCCACTAAAAGGACCAAAACTTTGGGCAAAAATAAAAAAATGGAAAGAAGAAATGAACATGGAACACTGGGAATTCATGGAAGAATTCTTAAAAATACAAACAAAAACAAAATCAAAATCAACAAAAAAAACAACAACAAATACAGGATTAACACCGGATTACACATACATATCAGACTTAGTAGGAGGAAGACCAGTACTAGGACACCCTCTTAGAAATGGAGGATTCAGACTAAGATATGGACGCTCAAGAATATCAGGATTCTCAGGACAATCAATACACCCCGCAACAATGATATTATCAAACAACTTCGTAGCAACAGGAACACAACTAAAAGTAGAAAGACCAGGAAAAGCAGCAGCGTTTACACCTTGTGACACAATAGAAGGACCAATAATAAAAACAGTTAATGGTGACGTAATAAAAATAAGAACAGAAAACGAAGCAAAACAACATAAAAAAGAAACACAAGAAATATTATACTTAGGAGATGTATTAATAAATTACGGAGACTTCTTTGACAGAGCACACAAATTAGTACCAGCAGGTTATTGCGAAGAAATATGGATACAAGAACTAGAAAAAGAAATAAAAAATCATAACGTAGAAGAATTAATCAAAAAATTAAACATAGAAAAAGAAGAATTTGAACAATTATTCAAAAACCCATTAAAGAAAAAACCAACACTGAAACAAGCATTAACAATATCCAAAATAACAAACATACCATTACACCCAGAATACTTATATTATTGGGAATCAATAAAAAAAGAAGAACTAACAGAACTAATAGCTTGGTTTAAAAAAGCAAGAAGAGATGAAAACAGAATAATTCTAAGAAAAAACCAAGCAAAAAGACACCTAGAAATAATAGGCGTACCACATCAATTCATAAAAAACGAATTCGTAGTAATACAAAATGAAGACGCGGAACTACTAAACATTTTTTTAACACACAAAGAACCAGAAGAAGAACTAAAAAAAGAATTAGAACAATCAAAAACAATAACAGATTTCTTAACAAAAAAAACAAACATACAACTAAGAGATAAATGCGGAACATTCATAGGAGCAAGAATGGGAAGACCAGAAAAAGCAAAAATGAGAAAACTAACAGGTAGTCCACACGCATTATTCCCAGTAGGAGATCAAGGAGGAAGACTAAGAAGTTTTCAATCAGCACTAGAATCAGGAACAATAATAGCGGACGTAGAAATGAGACACTGCCAAAAATGTAACAAAAACACACCACTAAAAATATGTGAAACTTGCGAAGAAAAAACCCAAGACATAGAAAAAGAAGAAGAAAACAAATACTCAAGCAGAAAAGTAAAAATAGATATAAAAACAATATTCGAAGAACTAAAAAAGAAACTAGGAACAAACATAATACCTGATTTAATAAAAGGAGTAAGAGGATTAGCAAACAAAGAACACGTACCAGAACACTTAATAAAAGGAATACTAAGAGCAAAACATAACTTATCAGTAAACAAAGACGGCACAGTAAGATACGATTGTTCAGAACTACCAATAACACATTTCAAACCATTAGAAATAGGAACAAGCATACAAAAATTAAAAGAATTAGGATATGATTTAGACATAAATGGAGAACCAATACAAAAAGAAGACCAAATAATAGAACTAAAAGTACAAGACATATTATTACCTTGTTGCCCAGATTCACCAGAAGAACCAGCAGATGAAATACTGTATAGAACAACAAAATTCGTAGATGAAACATTACAAAAATTATACGGACAAGAATCATTTTACAACTTAGAAAAAAAAGAAGACTTAATAGGACACCTAACAATAGGATTAGCACCACACACATCAGCAGGAATAGTAACAAGAATAATAGGTTTCTCAAAAACACAAGGATTTCTAGCACACCCATACGTACACGCAGCGATGAGAAGAGACTGCGACGGAGACGAATCATGCATACTACTATTATTAGACGCGTTCCTAAACTTCTCAAAACTATACTTACCAAGCTCAAGAGGAAGCACAATGGATGCGCCACTAGTACTAACATCAGTAATACTACCCGCGGAAGTAGATGACATGGTATTCAACATGGACATAACAAACAAGTATCCTCTAGAATTATACGAAGCAGCGAATAATCTAAAAATGCCATTCGACGTAAAAATAAAAAAAGTATCAGACGTAATGGGAACAAACGAACAATACGAAGGATTCATGTTTACTCACGAAACAACAAACCTAAACGCAGGAGTATTATGCTCAGCATACAAATTATTACCTAGCATGCAAGAAAAAGTACAACAACAAATGGACATAGCAGAAAAAATCAGAGCGGTAGACGTATCAGACGTAGCCAGACTAGTAATAGAAAAACACTTCATACGCGACACAAAAGGAAACCTAAGAAAATTCTCAACACAAGAATTCAGATGTGTGAATTGCAACGAAAAATACAGAAGACCCCCCCTAACAGGGAAATGCACACAATGCGCAGGAAAAATAATATTCACAATAAGTCAAGGAAGCATAATAAAATACTTAGAACTAAGCATGATGCTAGGAGAAAAATACCAAGTTAGTCCATACATAAAACAAACACTAGAACTAACAAAAAGAAGAATAGAAGGAGTATTCGGAAAAGAAAAAGAAAAACAAACAGGACTAGGAGACTGGATAACACAACAAGAAGAAATCAAAGAAGAAACAGACGAAGAACTAGAAGCACTATTCTAA
- the pheT gene encoding phenylalanine--tRNA ligase subunit beta, with the protein MPSVVFSKDRVLNILGRKVDDVSLSKHISYLGTDLEEVNKKDIVVEIFPNRPDLLSEEGFARALKTFLGFSKGLKSYVVNKSDFEVVVDKSVSGVRPFTACLVAKNLSIDESVLNNIINLQEKLHVTFGRNRKKCAIGVYPFENIVFPIHYKALSPDKIRFVPLGETKEMNGFDLLKSTKAGKEYAHLLRDEKVFPLFTDSNDSVMSVPPILNSRNTGTVGVDTRHVFVECSGHDFGVVSKALNIIGCALADMGGDIFEVNINYKKEGVVRVTPDFSPDVLRVEFDYLRKYLGLDLKDDVLIGLVEKMGFGIKNKSGKFVDVLVPCYRADVIHPVDVVEDVCIAYGFDKVEGVMSGSFSVGKEIFKEKVQDKVRDVLVGDGLVEVVSYSLVKFDDQKFLGFNNVLSIKNPTSSEFDSLREFLVPSVLKTFKSNKMNEYPQRLFEVGRVFRKVKGVVEENNDLCVAICSDSASYTWAKQRLELLGSLFDLDLKFEAKSFNFFISGRSAEVKVKHNDKWLCVGFIGEVSLDVLRYYDLEHGVSLFELNIDLVSKIIEERIV; encoded by the coding sequence ATGCCTAGTGTTGTTTTTAGTAAGGATCGTGTATTAAATATTCTTGGTAGGAAAGTTGATGATGTTTCTTTGAGTAAGCACATTAGTTATCTTGGTACTGATTTGGAAGAAGTTAATAAGAAAGATATTGTTGTTGAGATTTTTCCTAATAGGCCTGATTTGTTATCTGAGGAGGGTTTTGCTAGGGCTTTGAAGACTTTTCTTGGTTTTTCTAAGGGTCTTAAGTCTTATGTTGTGAATAAAAGTGATTTTGAGGTTGTTGTGGATAAATCTGTTTCGGGTGTTAGGCCTTTTACTGCTTGTTTGGTTGCTAAGAATCTTAGTATTGATGAGTCTGTTCTTAATAATATTATTAATCTTCAAGAGAAGCTTCATGTTACTTTTGGTAGAAACAGGAAGAAGTGCGCGATTGGTGTTTATCCTTTTGAGAATATTGTTTTTCCTATTCATTATAAGGCTTTGAGTCCTGATAAAATTAGGTTTGTTCCTTTGGGTGAGACTAAGGAGATGAATGGTTTTGATTTGCTTAAGAGTACTAAGGCTGGTAAGGAGTATGCTCATTTATTAAGGGATGAAAAAGTTTTTCCTTTATTTACTGATTCTAATGATAGTGTTATGAGTGTTCCTCCTATTCTTAATTCTAGGAATACTGGTACTGTCGGTGTTGATACTAGGCATGTTTTTGTTGAGTGTTCTGGTCATGATTTTGGTGTTGTTAGTAAGGCTTTGAACATTATTGGTTGTGCTCTTGCTGATATGGGGGGGGATATTTTTGAGGTTAATATTAATTATAAAAAAGAGGGTGTTGTTAGGGTTACTCCTGATTTTAGTCCTGATGTTTTAAGGGTTGAGTTTGATTATCTTAGGAAATATCTTGGTTTGGATCTTAAAGATGATGTTCTTATTGGTTTGGTTGAAAAGATGGGTTTTGGTATTAAGAATAAGTCTGGTAAGTTTGTTGATGTTTTGGTTCCTTGTTATAGGGCTGATGTTATTCATCCTGTTGATGTCGTTGAAGATGTTTGTATTGCTTATGGTTTTGATAAAGTTGAAGGTGTTATGAGTGGTTCTTTTTCTGTTGGTAAAGAGATTTTTAAAGAAAAGGTTCAGGATAAAGTTAGAGATGTTCTTGTTGGTGATGGTTTAGTTGAAGTTGTTAGTTATTCTTTGGTTAAATTTGATGATCAAAAATTTTTAGGTTTTAATAATGTTTTAAGTATTAAGAATCCTACGTCTTCTGAGTTTGATTCTCTTCGTGAATTCTTAGTTCCTAGTGTTTTGAAGACTTTTAAAAGTAATAAGATGAATGAGTATCCTCAGAGATTATTTGAGGTTGGTAGGGTTTTTAGAAAAGTTAAGGGTGTTGTTGAGGAAAATAATGATTTGTGTGTTGCGATTTGTTCTGATAGTGCTAGTTATACTTGGGCTAAGCAACGTTTGGAGTTGTTGGGTTCTTTATTTGATTTGGATTTGAAATTTGAGGCTAAGTCTTTTAATTTTTTTATTAGTGGTAGGAGTGCTGAAGTAAAGGTTAAGCATAATGATAAGTGGTTATGTGTTGGTTTTATAGGTGAGGTTTCTCTTGATGTTCTTAGGTATTATGATTTGGAGCATGGTGTTTCTTTGTTTGAGTTAAATATTGATTTGGTTAGTAAAATTATTGAGGAAAGAATTGTTTAG
- a CDS encoding TIGR00725 family protein produces the protein MKKVKVEKSMDYDKVKYINSVVKKSKRPLQIAVLGSSEVICSVRGYNMAFEVGQEIAKRKAVTLTGGGLGVMEAALKGAKKEGGVTLAIVPWESMSKVNNYADIVVATGIGWSRNSINLNSCDGAIIVQGGAGTLNEATYGYMMSKPIVALTTSGGMAEEISDKYFDERKTEFVYGAVTPKEAVKKIFDLVKKAEDKGKHLSELDKDLLSREEKQDWKIIIKDAKKTLKKKSSGRVVKKNVKKSKKRVFE, from the coding sequence ATGAAGAAAGTTAAAGTTGAAAAAAGTATGGATTATGATAAGGTTAAGTACATTAATAGTGTTGTGAAGAAGTCTAAGCGTCCTTTGCAAATCGCGGTTCTTGGTTCTAGTGAGGTTATTTGTTCTGTTAGGGGTTATAATATGGCTTTTGAGGTTGGTCAGGAGATTGCTAAGCGTAAGGCTGTTACTTTAACTGGTGGTGGTTTGGGTGTTATGGAGGCTGCTCTTAAGGGTGCTAAGAAAGAAGGAGGGGTTACATTGGCTATTGTTCCTTGGGAGAGTATGAGTAAGGTTAATAATTATGCTGATATCGTTGTTGCTACTGGTATTGGTTGGAGTCGTAATAGTATTAATTTGAATAGTTGTGATGGTGCTATCATTGTTCAGGGTGGTGCAGGTACTCTTAATGAGGCTACTTATGGTTATATGATGAGTAAACCTATTGTTGCTCTTACGACTAGTGGGGGTATGGCTGAGGAGATTTCTGATAAGTATTTTGATGAGCGTAAGACTGAATTTGTTTATGGTGCTGTTACTCCTAAGGAAGCTGTTAAGAAGATTTTTGATTTGGTTAAAAAAGCTGAAGATAAAGGTAAGCATTTGTCTGAGCTTGATAAGGATTTGTTGTCTAGGGAGGAGAAGCAGGATTGGAAAATTATTATTAAGGATGCTAAGAAAACTTTAAAGAAAAAGTCTTCTGGTAGAGTTGTTAAGAAGAATGTTAAAAAATCTAAGAAGAGGGTGTTTGAGTAA
- a CDS encoding phenylalanine--tRNA ligase subunit alpha, with the protein MNFSEVIEGLSASEKKVLRFVKKKSSLLDIVENTGLKEIVVMRSLQWLSNKDLVVLEKKDVNVLVLGKNGLIYVSKGLPEHLFLKTLVDKDEVSIGDLSKVISREEINACTGLLKKDGFISIDKKDVLYFSITNIGVNKLKSGFLEEDLLKKLPLNEDSLSKQEVVLVNNLLKRKDVIVKDKKSEWFASVTEEGKKVCESDKFDQNFEEKVTSSVIKSGKDYSFKKYDVSGDVPSVSVGRKHFVNEARYYIKSIWLELGFEEMDGDQVQNAFWNLDALFVPQDHPAREMQDTFYLDGKRSVSKVFFDKVKSVHVSGGDTGSKGWGGSFSKDVSEDLVLRTHTTVLSAIKFSELKKEDLPKKFFVIGKNFRNEALDWKHLFEFYQVEGIVVDPDGDLPKLKGYLKEFFKKMGFSDVRIRPAHFPYTEPSAEVDAYNPVKKQWVEMGGAGIMRPEVTKTLLGFECPVLAWGLGMERIISKYYDITDIRDIYKNDLEYLKKIKVFIK; encoded by the coding sequence ATGAATTTTAGCGAAGTTATAGAGGGTCTTAGTGCTTCTGAGAAGAAGGTTTTGCGTTTTGTTAAGAAGAAATCTTCTTTGTTAGATATTGTTGAGAATACTGGTTTAAAGGAAATTGTTGTTATGCGTAGTTTGCAATGGTTGTCTAATAAGGATTTGGTTGTTTTGGAGAAGAAAGATGTTAATGTTTTAGTTCTTGGTAAAAATGGTTTGATTTATGTTTCTAAGGGTTTGCCTGAGCATTTATTTCTTAAGACTTTGGTTGATAAGGACGAGGTTAGTATTGGTGATTTAAGTAAGGTTATTTCTAGGGAAGAAATTAATGCTTGTACTGGGTTGTTAAAGAAGGATGGTTTTATTTCTATTGATAAAAAGGATGTTTTGTATTTTTCTATTACTAATATTGGTGTTAATAAGCTTAAATCTGGTTTTTTAGAAGAAGATTTGTTGAAGAAATTGCCTTTGAATGAGGATTCTTTGAGTAAGCAAGAAGTTGTTCTTGTTAATAATCTTTTAAAACGTAAAGATGTTATTGTTAAGGATAAGAAGAGTGAGTGGTTTGCTAGTGTAACTGAGGAAGGTAAAAAGGTTTGTGAGTCTGATAAGTTTGATCAAAATTTTGAGGAAAAAGTTACTTCTAGTGTCATTAAAAGTGGAAAGGATTATTCTTTTAAGAAATACGATGTTAGTGGTGATGTTCCTAGTGTTAGTGTTGGTAGGAAGCACTTCGTTAATGAGGCTAGATATTATATTAAGAGCATTTGGTTAGAACTTGGTTTTGAGGAAATGGATGGTGATCAGGTTCAGAACGCGTTTTGGAATTTGGATGCTTTGTTTGTTCCTCAGGATCATCCTGCTAGGGAGATGCAAGATACTTTTTATCTTGATGGTAAGCGTTCTGTGAGTAAGGTTTTTTTTGATAAGGTTAAAAGTGTTCATGTCAGTGGTGGTGATACTGGTAGTAAGGGTTGGGGTGGTTCTTTTTCTAAGGATGTTTCTGAAGATTTGGTTCTTAGGACTCATACTACTGTGTTGAGCGCAATTAAATTTTCTGAATTGAAGAAGGAGGATTTGCCTAAGAAGTTTTTTGTTATTGGTAAGAATTTTAGGAATGAGGCTTTGGATTGGAAACATTTATTTGAGTTTTATCAGGTTGAGGGTATTGTTGTTGATCCTGATGGTGATTTGCCTAAGCTTAAGGGTTATTTGAAAGAGTTTTTTAAGAAGATGGGTTTTTCTGATGTTAGGATTAGACCTGCTCATTTTCCTTATACTGAGCCTAGTGCTGAGGTTGATGCGTATAATCCTGTTAAGAAGCAGTGGGTTGAGATGGGTGGTGCTGGTATTATGAGACCTGAAGTTACTAAGACTTTGCTTGGTTTTGAGTGTCCTGTTCTTGCTTGGGGTCTTGGTATGGAGCGTATTATTTCTAAATATTATGATATTACTGATATTCGTGATATTTATAAAAATGATTTGGAGTATTTGAAAAAAATTAAGGTTTTTATTAAGTAA
- a CDS encoding mRNA surveillance protein pelota, whose product MDIIKHDYKTGEATIRITDEEDLWHLSHLIEPEDLVKGQTERKIKIGSEDNFKVVRKKVYLKLETEKTEYVPENNSLRILGPIKEGPDDVSLGSYHSFNLEINDIITLTKKTWSNYQIKRLKESTIPRKKSLLTIFDREEAIIGILTQKGFEKLTEIKGDVKKKIENSSGSDSFFKELAKTIHEYKERLKTDRIILGSPAFWKEYVLKELPEETRKKTMTCTISNVSETSIKELLKSPELGKTLDDDRSALEEKHIEELMKAISEEKAFYGIKEATEKINLGATSQVIISEKFLKESRDKGNYKEIDKLLRTAEGTNSEVIIITQKEPITKIDGLGGIAGILRWKI is encoded by the coding sequence ATGGATATAATAAAACACGATTACAAAACAGGAGAAGCAACCATAAGAATAACAGATGAAGAAGACTTATGGCACTTAAGCCACTTAATAGAACCAGAAGACTTAGTTAAAGGACAAACTGAAAGAAAAATAAAAATAGGGTCTGAAGACAACTTCAAAGTAGTCAGAAAAAAAGTATATCTCAAATTAGAAACAGAAAAAACAGAATACGTACCAGAAAATAATTCACTAAGAATACTAGGGCCTATAAAAGAAGGCCCAGATGACGTATCTCTAGGAAGCTATCATTCTTTCAATCTGGAAATAAATGATATAATAACACTAACAAAAAAAACATGGTCAAATTACCAAATAAAAAGATTAAAAGAATCAACAATACCAAGAAAAAAAAGCTTACTAACAATATTTGACAGAGAAGAAGCAATAATAGGAATACTAACACAAAAAGGATTCGAGAAACTAACAGAAATAAAAGGAGACGTCAAGAAAAAAATAGAAAATTCATCAGGCTCAGACTCTTTTTTCAAAGAACTAGCAAAAACAATACACGAATACAAAGAAAGATTAAAAACAGACAGAATAATATTAGGAAGCCCCGCGTTTTGGAAAGAATACGTATTAAAAGAATTACCAGAAGAAACAAGAAAAAAAACAATGACTTGCACAATATCAAACGTTTCAGAAACATCCATAAAAGAATTATTAAAAAGTCCCGAATTAGGAAAAACACTAGATGATGATAGATCCGCACTAGAAGAAAAACACATAGAAGAATTAATGAAAGCAATAAGCGAAGAAAAAGCATTCTACGGAATAAAAGAAGCAACAGAAAAAATAAATCTAGGAGCAACATCACAAGTAATAATATCAGAGAAATTCCTAAAAGAATCAAGAGATAAAGGAAATTACAAAGAAATAGACAAATTACTAAGAACAGCCGAAGGAACAAACTCAGAAGTAATAATAATAACACAAAAAGAACCAATAACTAAAATAGACGGATTAGGCGGAATAGCAGGAATTCTAAGATGGAAAATATGA
- a CDS encoding TRAM domain-containing protein: MNDRFENRSRYGHNDRQRFSPPVRVDEELDVKIEAVGEKGDGVAKKNGFVLFVPNVKEGDYVRVKVTRVLKKVGFAEVVGEAQTPEPETHQEERREKPREEPEEEFQPSEDDSEDFGEDPDQGNSEDFSEEPEAPEVDEEPKQEDSEPEAETPEEKPEHEVSDEEPKQEEDSEPEQEDSEDFSEEPEEKK; the protein is encoded by the coding sequence ATGAATGACAGATTTGAAAATAGGTCTAGGTACGGACACAACGACAGACAAAGATTCTCCCCACCAGTAAGAGTGGACGAAGAATTAGACGTCAAAATAGAAGCTGTAGGCGAAAAAGGAGACGGAGTAGCTAAAAAAAACGGTTTCGTTTTGTTTGTTCCAAACGTTAAAGAAGGAGACTACGTACGCGTAAAAGTCACAAGAGTTCTAAAAAAAGTAGGATTCGCAGAAGTAGTAGGCGAAGCACAAACACCAGAACCAGAAACTCATCAAGAAGAAAGAAGAGAAAAACCAAGAGAAGAACCTGAAGAAGAATTCCAACCATCAGAAGATGACTCAGAAGATTTCGGAGAAGACCCTGACCAAGGAAATTCAGAAGATTTCTCAGAAGAACCTGAAGCTCCTGAAGTTGATGAGGAACCTAAGCAGGAAGATTCAGAACCTGAAGCTGAAACTCCTGAAGAAAAACCTGAACACGAAGTTTCCGATGAGGAACCTAAGCAGGAAGAAGATTCAGAACCTGAACAAGAAGACTCAGAAGATTTCTCAGAAGAACCTGAAGAAAAAAAATAA